From a region of the Podospora pseudopauciseta strain CBS 411.78 chromosome 7 map unlocalized CBS411.78m_7, whole genome shotgun sequence genome:
- the CTU2 gene encoding Cytoplasmic tRNA 2-thiolation protein 2 (EggNog:ENOG503P096; COG:J) translates to MTSNSTAGSSPQRCTKCRTQEATHDQRSHAVCVDCFTKFINTKSVKQLGILGKETKPPIIPNPSGSGPPQIGTRRYLLGLSLGVSSTCLLQLLHENCQFQLSKGRPAPFELTVVHIYNDTFTTPSTAESLLLPHKTRYPTFTFLSHPLSSSLTLPSIDWPSFLSALSLPPSPAPTLPTLLSSLPPSQASQSDIISLLTRHILLSLTLSTSSQALLLGHSTTAIAELTLSQTAKGRGFSLPWTINDGLLSLPNLSQPVLVFHPLRDILRKELVEFTKLTAPPLTGLIPDVEKSNNPEAHQVLNHKDLSIEEVMTRYFADVERSYPSVVANVARTSARLVRIFDEDRKGCGLCGMPMDGEGDERWRGELGEGDVGDEEGETEEGERRRREGRRWLCYGCQRSALG, encoded by the exons ATGACGTCGAACTCGACAGCGGGGTCATCACCCCAGCGCTGTACAAAATGCCGTACTCAGGAGGCTACACATGACCAGAGAAGTCACGCCGTATGCGT aGACTGCTTCACAAAattcatcaacaccaaatCCGTCAAACAGCTCGGCATTCTAGGCAAAGAGaccaaaccccccatcatccccaacccatccGGCTCCGGCCCTCCCCAAATAGGCACCCGTCGctacctcctcggcctctccCTGGgcgtctcctccacctgcctcctccagctcctccacgaAAACTGCCAGTTCCAACTCTCAAAAGGCCGGCCAGCCCCCTTTGAGCTAACAGTCGTCCACATCTACAACgacaccttcaccaccccctccaccgccgaatctctcctccttccacacAAAACCCGCTACCCAACattcaccttcctctcccaccctctatcatcctccctcaccctcccctcgaTAGACTGGccctcttttctctccgccctatccctccccccctccccagcccccacCTTAccaaccctcctctcctccctgcccccctcccaagcctCCCAATCAGACATTATCAGCCTCCTAACCcgccacatcctcctctccctcaccctctccacctccagccAGGCCCTCCTGTTAGGgcacagcaccaccgccatcgccgaATTAACCCTCTCCCAAACCGCCAAGGGCCGcggcttctccctcccctggACAATAAACGACGGtctcctctcccttcccaaTCTCTCCCAACCCGTTTTGGTgttccaccccctccgggACATCCTCCGCAAGGAACTAGTCGAGTTCACCAAGCTCACCGCCCCGCCTTTGACGGGACTGATCCCTGACGTGGAAAAGAGCAACAACCCTGAGGCTCATCAGGTGCTGAACCACAAGGATTTGAGCATCGAGGAGGTCATGACGAGGTATTTTGCCGATGTGGAGAGGAGTTACCCCAGTGTGGTTGCCAATGTTGCTAGGACGAGcgcgaggttggtgaggataTTTGATGAGGACAGAAAGGGGTGTGGGCTTTGTGGGATGCcgatggatggggagggggatgagaggtggagaggggagctgggggagggggatgtgggcgatgaggagggggagacggaggagggggagagacggaggagagaggggaggaggtggttgtgttATGGGTGTCAGAGGAGTGCTTTGGGGTAG
- the OAC1 gene encoding Mitochondrial oxaloacetate carrier protein (COG:C; EggNog:ENOG503NV90; BUSCO:EOG09263OCO) encodes MSTTAGAFIAGGIAACGAVTATHPFETVKIRMQLQGELQTKGHQPHHYRGPLHGVSVIVRNEGIRGIYRGIGCAYIYQVLLNGCRLGFYEPMRAGLAKLMLNDAAKQNLGINMFCGAASGIMGAAAGSPFFLVKTRLQSFSPFLPVGTQHRYRNALDGLSQIFRAEGVRGLYRGVGAAMIRTGFGSSVQLPTYFFAKRRLQKHFGMEEGAPLHLASSTASGFVVCVVMHPPDTIMSRLYNQNGNLYKGVFDCLAKTIKTEGFFAIYKGVFPHLARILPHTILTLSLAEQTNKLMKKLEERILSPPETQSI; translated from the exons ATGTCGACAACAGCTGG CGCCTTCATAGCAGGCGGAATCGCCGCCTGCGGAGCCGTAACGGCCACCCACCCCTTCGAAACAGTCAAGATCCGCATGCAGCTCCAGGGCGAGCTACAGACCAAAggccaccaacctcaccactACCGCGGCCCCCTCCACGGCGTCTCTGTCATTGTCCGAAACGAAGGCATCCGGGGCATCTACCGCGGCATCGGGTGCGCCTACATCTACCAggtcctcctcaacggctGCCGGCTAGGCTTCTACGAGCCCATGCGCGCCGGGCTGGCGAAGCTGATGCTCAACGACGCGGCCAAACAGAACCTGGGCATCAACATGTTTTGCGGCGCGGCGTCTGGCATCATGGGCGCCGCGGCGGGGAGCCCGTTCTTTCTGGTCAAGACGAGGCTGCAGAGCTTCTCGCCTTTTTTGCCGGTGGGAACGCAGCATCGGTACAGGAATGCGCTGGATGGGTTGAGCCAGATTTTcagggcggagggggtgagggggttgtatAGGGGTGTTGGGGCGGCGATGATCAGGACGGGGTTTGGGAGCTCGGTGCAGCTGCCTACGTACTTTTTCGCAAAGAGGAGGTTGCAGAAGCACtttgggatggaggagggggcgccGCTGCATTTGGCGAGCAGTACGGCTAGTGGGTTTGTGGTTTGTGTTGTTATGCATCCTCCTG ACACAATCATGTCCCGCCTCTACAACCAGAATGGCAACCTCTACAAGGGCGTCTTTGACTGCCTGGCCAAGACGATCAAGACGGAGGGCTTCTTCGCCATCTACAAGGGCGTGTTCCCACATCTGGCCAGGATCCTGCCGCACACCATCCTGACGCTCAGCTTGGCCGAGCAGACCAACAagttgatgaagaagctcgaggagaGGATCCTCTCGCCACCAGAAACACAATCGATTTAG
- a CDS encoding uncharacterized protein (EggNog:ENOG503NWRZ; COG:A; COG:B; COG:O), with protein MAPVPMDLDDASPALRGLGGVNGPPTAPVTEVIANFRPTKLFNREDIEDNKSNPYILSIDFDDPGELCMTSESDRTIQIYNVKEGRHDKMLISKKYGVKLAKFTHTSSSVIYASTRENDAIRYLATHDSSFIRYFDGHEGAVTCLTMHPGTDNFISCSLDNTVRLWNTQTKNWTGTLYLNTPYLSAWDPSGQVFAVASPSSGSILLYDYRNYHKAPFSTFDLVKARGPADPEMAFRGWTKLEFSNDGKHILLGSRGNGHFLLDSFDGSLKAFLRKPNGGTRRLAAGENDGGHVESSGECCFTPDGRYVLSGGKSDLLVWDTLMTPDSKQVLEPAHILEEKREAAVVAYNPRYNMIATADQELLFWLPDPSNS; from the exons ATGGCGCCCGTACCGATGGACCTCGACGACGCGTCTCCTGCCTTGCGGGGTCTAGGTGGTGTGAATGGCCCTCCCACTGCACCAGTCACCGAGGTGATTGCAAACTTCAGGCCAACCAAGCTGTTCAATCGTGAAGACATCGAGGACAACAAGTCGAATCCTTACATTCTCTCGATCGATTTCGACGACCCGGGCGAGCTTTGCATGACCTCTGAGAGCGATAGGACGATTCAGATCTACAATGTCAAAGAGGGTCGACATGACAAGATGCTCATCAGCAAGAAGTATGGTGTGAAGCTTGCCAAGTTCACCCACACAAGTTCAAGTGTCATTTACGCCAGTACTCGCGAAAATG ACGCGATCAGATATCTCGCAACCCACGACAGCTCCTTCATCCGCTACTTTGACGGCCACGAAGGCGCCGTGACCTGTCTCACCATGCACCCGGGCACCGACAACTTTATCTCCTGCAGCCTTGACAACACGGTTAGGTTATGGAACACCCAAACCAAGAACTGGACCGGTACACTCTATCTCAACACCCCCTACCTGTCGGCGTGGGACCCGTCGGGCCAGGTGTTCGCGGTTGCTAGCCCTAGCAGCGGAAGCATTCTCCTCTACGACTATCGCAACTACCATAAAGCGCCGTTCTCGACGTTCGACCTCGTCAAAGCCAGAGGGCCCGCCGATCCAGAAATGGCCTTTAGGGGATGGACGAAGCTGGAGTTCTCCAACGACGGGAAGCACATCCTTCTTGGGTCGCGAGGCAACGGCCATTTCCTGCTGGACTCGTTTGACGGCAGCCTCAAAGCCTTCCTCAGGAAGCCGAACGGTGGTACAAGACGGCTTGCCGCCGGCGAGAACGACGGCGGACACGTGGAAAGCAGCGGCGAGTGCTGCTTCACCCCTGACGGTCGCTATGTCTTGAGCGGTGGAAAATCAGACTTGTTGGTCTGGGACACGCTCATGACACCAGACTCGAAGCAAGTCTTGGAGCCGGCGCATATtttggaagagaagagagaggcaGCCGTGGTGGCGTACAACCCGCGGTACAACATGATTGCGACGGCAGACCAGGAGCTGCTGTTTTGGCTTCCAGACCCCTCCAATTCGTAG
- a CDS encoding uncharacterized protein (COG:S; EggNog:ENOG503P556) gives MPYYSKSEDWLHHSSLLLAARPTTTRISTNYHLSPAHRTPKSATPEQVVEDEKRGKRGHLVITTFDPKSGVSLKYKTSKAQEVGRLVQMLGTLAGRAAGREEERGLKKEEGDVEMGEAAADGGAGEGQGSGIAMPVVAAAEKQVPQVGGAGGGGGKKKKKGKR, from the exons ATGCCCTACTACTCCAAATCAGAAGACTGGCTGCATCACTCCTCCCTCTTGCTCGCCGCTCGACCTACCACC ACAAGAATATCAACAAACtaccacctctcccccgccCACCGAACCCCCAAGTCTGCCACGCCCGAGCAGGTagttgaggatgagaagagggGAAAGAGGGGACACTTGGTGATCACGACGTTTGACCCAAAGAGCGGGGTTAGTCTCAAGTACAAGACTAGCAAGGCGCaggaggtggggaggttggtgcaGATGCTTGGAACgttggcggggagggcggctgggagggaggaagaaagggggttgaagaaggaggagggggatgtggagatgggggaggcggcggcggacgggggagctggggagggACAGGGGAGTGGGATTGCTAtgccggtggtggctgctgctgagaagCAAGTACCGCAGgtgggaggggcagggggtggtggggggaagaagaagaagaaggggaagaggtaa
- the RNR2 gene encoding Ribonucleotide-diphosphate reductase (RNR), small subunit (COG:F; EggNog:ENOG503NW0V), whose product MAAEITPSKQAASAIDAFKMESPVKKLNFAPSDKENKPFNADLTTLEAEMDAKFENKKEEIKTVAAPEPKQELLDEPLLTENPQRFVLFPIKYHEVWQMYKKAEASFWTAEEIDLSKDLHDWSNKLNDDEKFFISHILAFFAASDGIVNENLVERFSAEVQIPEARCFYGFQIMMENIHSETYSLLIDTYIKEPSQRTYLFNAIDTIPCIRKKADWALRWISDKDASFAQRLVAFAAVEGIFFSGAFASIFWLKKRGLMPGLTFSNELISRDEGLHTDFACLLFSHLNNRPSKQLVEDIIRDAVTIEQEFLTEALPCALLGMNSNLMKQYIEFVADRLLVALGNDKIYRSTNPFDFMENISLGGKTNFFEKRVGEYQKAGVMNSTKKFEESAEESKNENGGDFAFDEDF is encoded by the exons ATGGCCGCCGAAATCACACCTTCCAAGCAG GCTGCTTCCGCCATTGACGCCTTCAAGATGGAGTCTCCcgtcaagaagctcaactTTGCCCCATCCGACAAGGAAAACAAGCCTTTCAATGccgacctcaccaccctcgaggccgagatggaTGCCAAGTTTgagaacaagaaggaggagatcaagacaGTCGCTGCCCCAGAACCAAAGCAAGAGCTCCTCGATGAGCCGCTCCTCACCGAGAACCCTCAGCGCTTCGTCTTGTTCCCCATCAAGTACCATGAG GTCTGGCAAATGtacaagaaggccgaggcttCCTTCTGGACTGCTGAGGAGATCGATCTCTCCAAGGATCTCCACGACTGGAGCAACAAGCTCAACGATGACGAGAAGTTCTTCATCTCCCAtatcctcgccttcttcgccgcctccGATGGTATCGTCAATGAGAACCTTGTCGAGCGTTTCAGCGCCGAGGTCCAGATTCCCGAGGCCCGCTGCTTCTACGGCTTCCAAATCATGATGGAGAACATCCACTCCGAGACCTACTCCCTTCTCATTGATACCTACATCAAGGAGCCATCTCAGCGCACCTACCTCTTCAATGCCATCGACACCATTCCCTGCATCCGCAAGAAGGCCGACTGGGCCCTTCGGTGGATCTCCGACAAGGATGCCTCCTTCGCCCAGCGCCTTGTTGCCTtcgctgctgttgagggtatCTTCTTCAGTGGTGCTTTCGCCTCCATATTCTGGCTCAAGAAGCGCGGCCTCATGCCTGGtctcaccttctccaacgAGCTCATCTCCCGTGATGAGGGTCTCCACACCGACTTTGCCTGCCTTCTGTTCTCTCACCTCAACAACAGACCCAGCAAGCAGCTCGTCGAGGACATCATCCGCGATGCCGTCACCATTGAGCAGGAGTTCCTCACCGAGGCTCTTCCCTGCGCCCTGCTCGGCATGAACTCGAACCTCATGAAGCAGTACATTGAGTTCGTCGCTGACCGTCTCCTTGTCGCCCTCGGCAACGACAAGATCTACcgctccaccaaccccttcgACTTCATGGAGAATATCTCCCTCGGCGGCAAGACCAACTTCTTCGAGAAGCGTGTCGGCGAGTACCAGAAGGCTGGTGTCATGAACAGCACCAAGAAGTTTGAGGAGTCTGCTGAGGAGAGCAAGAACGAGAACGGCGGCGACTTTGCCTTTGACGAGGACTTTTGA